In Toxoplasma gondii ME49 chromosome VIII, whole genome shotgun sequence, a single genomic region encodes these proteins:
- a CDS encoding hypothetical protein (encoded by transcript TGME49_230870~Signal peptide predicted by SignalP 2.0 HMM (probability 0.946) with cleavage site probability 0.628 at residue 56~Predicted trans-membrane domain (TMHMM2.0):163-186): MQGGSPLSAVHTPPPALRSRVSSVFSLDSRRFRRPPPAALFVLLLVPFCLSPSSFAPPLRCLSPVSDLGTDAPSAPSATPAAACSGVATAQRTAFETEDASRGPEDSFIFIPDDVDDDFDFSEFLPESDLRTDETRTPDARVLNSLTDASFFAGSSLTPWKQALLLLPAVLLLFLGVAWHFYGASITAFYARHPALA; encoded by the exons ATGCAGGGTgggtcgcctctctcggctgtacatacacctccCCCTGCACTCCGctcccgcgtttcttccgttttctctctggattCGCGCCGGTTTCGACGCCCGCCGCCTGccgctctcttcgttcttctccttgttcctttctgcctctcgccgAGCTCGTTTGCTCCccctcttcgctgtctgtccCCTGTTTCCGACCTCGGAACAGACGCTCCGAGTGCCCCGTCTGCGACACCCGCCGCGGCGTGTTCAGGTGTAGCTACAGCGCAGCGGACCGCGttcgagacagaagacgcgtcCCGCGGCCCGGAGGACTCCTTCATTTTCATTCCCGACGACGTCGACGACGACTTTGACTTTTCTGAGTTTCTCCCTGAAAGCGATCTCAGAACAGACGAGACGCGCACACCAGACGCGCGAGTCCTCAACAGTCTCACGGacgcgtccttcttcgccgggTCTTCCTTG acaccctgGAAACaagctcttctccttctccccgccGTCCTGCTGCTTTTTCTCGGCGTCGCCTGGCACTTTTACGGCGCAAGCATCACGGCCTTCTACGCGCGCCACCCAGCACTCGCCTAG